Proteins co-encoded in one Xiphophorus hellerii strain 12219 chromosome 10, Xiphophorus_hellerii-4.1, whole genome shotgun sequence genomic window:
- the LOC116727323 gene encoding hydroxycarboxylic acid receptor 2-like, whose amino-acid sequence MAPQPNFTTVSNLTTPVPGGGGCPPVGIQLEGLIMPPVLIIDVILGLIGNLVALWIFWFKLKAWNPNTLFLFNLVIADFFALVSLPLRIDALLRGHWVFGDGMCRINLFLMFSNRSASIALMTVVAIYRYFKVVHPHHRFNRMTKRQAAFVSAFVWLLVISPRVPMLAYNHLKGKGEKTQCFFFTSYKEASRGIIILVSMHRILTVVEFIIPMAMLLFCSIRISSFLKQRQMGKPDKVRKAMRMCAAIVAVFIVCFLPTTVTTIGVWVIRSYRPWDCAAFYTFTQLTIVSLGLNFLNSALDPIVYIFSSSMFRKALLGLVPCRKNEGQNTESSSGTQSTSQRELKSLRTDRGSEAKPLQ is encoded by the exons atggcCCCACAACCAAACTTCACCACAGTTTCAAACCTCACAACTCCTGTCCCTGGGGGTGGTGGATGCCCGCCTGTCGGCATCCAGCTGGAGGGCCTCATCATGCCTCCGGTCCTCATCATCGACGTCATACTGGGGCTCATAGGAAACTTGGTGGCGCTATGGATCTTCTGGTTTAAGTTGAAGGCCTGGAACCCCAACACCCTGTTCCTCTTCAACCTGGTCATCGCTGACTTTTTTGCCCTGGTGAGTCTGCCCCTGAGGATCGATGCCTTGCTCAGGGGCCACTGGGTGTTTGGAGATGGCATGTGCCGGATAAACCTCTTCCTGATGTTCTCCAACCGGTCGGCCAGCATCGCACTCATGACCGTGGTGGCAATTTACCGATACTTCAAG GTGGTCCACCCTCATCATCGCTTCAACCGCATGACCAAGCGGCAGGCTGCATTTGTCTCAGCATTCGTCTGGCTGTTGGTGATCAGTCCTCGGGTTCCCATGCTGGCCTACAACCACCTCAAGGGTAAAGGCGAGAAGACCCAATGCTTCTTCTTTACATCCTACAAAGAGGCATCCCGCGGCATCATCATCCTGGTTAGCATGCACCGTATTTTGACGGTGGTGGAGTTCATCATCCCCATGGCCATGCTGCTGTTCTGTTCCATCCGAATCTCCAGCTTCCTGAAGCAGAGGCAGATGGGAAAACCTGACAAGGTGCGCAAGGCCATGAGAATGTGTGCCGCCATCGTGGCTGTGTTCATCGTGTGCTTCCTTCCCACCACGGTGACCACGATCGGTGTGTGGGTCATCCGCTCCTACCGGCCATGGGACTGCGCCGCTTTCTACACCTTTACTCAACTCACCATTGTGTCGTTGGGCCTAAACTTCCTGAACTCGGCTCTGGACCCTATCGTCTATATCTTCTCCAGCTCTATGTTTAGGAAGGCGCTCTTGGGACTCGTACCCTGTAGAAAGAATGAGGGCCAGAACACAGAGTCCTCATCGGGAACCCAAAGCACCTCCCAGCGGGAGCTGAAGTCCTTAAGGACTGATAGGGGCAGTGAAGCCAAGCCATTGCAATGA